A part of Paraliobacillus zengyii genomic DNA contains:
- a CDS encoding sugar-binding transcriptional regulator — protein sequence MRALLDLQKKLFPDLLDVMQRRYKILHYIQLMEPIGRRSLAEHIEMKERVVRSEIDFLSKHVLIDVTPKGMCITKVGKDVLYQLANFMSELSGFSVIEQQIKDTLHLDHVIITPGDSDEHDWVKQELSKAAVDYLQSLIQANQTIAVTGGTSMAAVAEMMSPSSYAKNCMFVPARGGLGERVENQANTICAEMAKKAKGEYRLLYVPDPLSEESYQSIIEEPSVKEILRVIRQADVVMHGIGDALTMAKRRKASEDVLHKIEAGKAVSEAFGYYLNDVGEVIHKVRTVGMQLEDLSKINCVIAVAGGKSKAKAIYSYFKQGKSNVLITDEAAANELIKGFSL from the coding sequence ATGAGAGCATTACTTGATCTTCAAAAGAAATTATTTCCTGATTTACTCGATGTTATGCAGCGAAGATATAAAATTCTACATTATATTCAATTGATGGAGCCGATTGGGCGTCGCAGTTTGGCTGAGCATATTGAAATGAAAGAAAGAGTTGTACGAAGTGAAATTGATTTTCTGAGCAAGCATGTTCTTATTGACGTAACACCAAAAGGTATGTGTATAACTAAAGTGGGTAAAGATGTGCTATATCAATTAGCAAACTTTATGAGTGAACTTTCAGGATTTAGTGTAATAGAACAGCAGATTAAGGATACATTACACTTAGACCATGTTATAATAACACCTGGTGATAGTGATGAACATGATTGGGTTAAGCAAGAGCTAAGCAAAGCAGCAGTCGATTACTTGCAATCGCTAATACAAGCGAATCAAACCATTGCTGTTACAGGTGGGACATCAATGGCTGCAGTAGCAGAAATGATGAGTCCATCTTCATACGCTAAAAACTGCATGTTTGTGCCAGCACGTGGTGGACTTGGTGAGAGAGTGGAAAACCAAGCTAATACAATTTGTGCAGAGATGGCTAAGAAGGCAAAAGGGGAATATCGATTGTTGTATGTGCCAGACCCATTGAGTGAGGAATCTTATCAATCGATCATTGAAGAGCCTTCTGTAAAAGAGATTTTGCGTGTTATTCGCCAAGCTGATGTCGTGATGCATGGCATAGGCGATGCTTTAACAATGGCGAAAAGACGTAAGGCTTCTGAAGATGTTTTACATAAGATTGAAGCGGGTAAAGCAGTAAGTGAGGCTTTTGGTTATTATTTAAATGATGTGGGTGAAGTTATCCATAAAGTGCGAACAGTTGGAATGCAATTAGAAGATTTGTCTAAAATAAATTGTGTAATAGCTGTTGCAGGAGGAAAATCAAAAGCAAAAGCAATTTATTCGTATTTTAAACAAGGAAAAAGTAATGTGTTAATTACGGATGAAGCTGCTGCAAATGAGTTGATAAAGGGTTTTTCCCTTTAA
- the tpiA gene encoding triose-phosphate isomerase gives MRKNVIAGNWKMNKVAAEAEKFVADTKDKVPSTDKVESVVCAPFPYLQSLVKQSEGTDLKIAAQNMHYEENGAFTGEVSPSMLKDIGVTYVVLGHSERRELFAETDETVNQKAHAAFKHGLTPIVCVGETLEHRESNQTMDVVSDQVKKGLAGLSDDQVKSTILAYEPIWAIGTGKTASSEQANEVCTHIRKVVAETFSTDAAEAVRIQYGGSVKPANVDELLAQSDIDGALVGGASLEADSFLQLVEAGAK, from the coding sequence ATGCGCAAAAATGTAATCGCAGGTAACTGGAAAATGAATAAAGTAGCAGCTGAAGCAGAGAAATTTGTTGCTGATACGAAAGACAAAGTACCAAGTACAGATAAAGTTGAATCAGTTGTATGTGCACCTTTTCCTTATCTACAATCACTAGTTAAGCAAAGTGAAGGAACAGATTTGAAAATCGCTGCACAGAACATGCATTATGAAGAAAATGGTGCGTTCACAGGTGAAGTTAGCCCATCTATGCTTAAAGATATCGGCGTAACTTATGTTGTATTAGGCCACTCTGAACGTCGTGAACTTTTTGCAGAGACGGATGAAACTGTTAATCAAAAAGCGCATGCTGCTTTCAAACACGGTTTAACACCTATTGTTTGTGTAGGGGAAACGCTGGAACACCGTGAAAGTAACCAAACAATGGATGTCGTTTCTGATCAAGTGAAAAAAGGTTTAGCTGGACTTTCAGATGATCAAGTGAAATCGACAATTCTTGCTTATGAGCCAATTTGGGCTATTGGAACTGGTAAAACAGCTTCTTCTGAGCAAGCAAATGAAGTATGTACACACATTCGCAAGGTTGTAGCAGAAACATTCTCAACTGATGCAGCAGAAGCTGTTCGTATTCAGTATGGTGGTAGTGTTAAACCAGCAAATGTTGATGAGTTATTAGCACAATCTGATATTGATGGCGCATTAGTTGGAGGAGCTAGTTTAGAAGCGGATTCCTTCTTGCAATTAGTGGAGGCTGGTGCAAAATGA
- the gap gene encoding type I glyceraldehyde-3-phosphate dehydrogenase: protein MTVKVGINGFGRIGRLAFRRMQEVEGIEVVAINDLTDVDMLAHLLKYDTTQGPFKGEVTVKDDHFTVNGKDVKILSNRNPEELPWGDLGVEIVLECTGFFATKEKAELHLKGGAKKVVISAPGGNDVPTVVYNVNHDILKGDETVISAASCTTNCLAPLAKVLNDEYGIHQGLMTTIHAYTGDQNTLDAPHPKADYRRARAAAANIVPNTTGAAKAIGLVIPELQGKLDGAAQRVPVTTGSLTELTAVLNKNVTVDEVNAAMKKAANESYGYNEDMIVSSDIVGSTFGSIFDATQTKVMDIDGKQLVKTVAWYDNEMSYTSQLVRTLEYFAKL from the coding sequence ATGACAGTAAAAGTTGGTATTAATGGTTTTGGTCGTATTGGCCGTTTAGCATTTCGTCGTATGCAAGAAGTAGAAGGTATTGAAGTGGTGGCTATCAATGATTTAACAGATGTTGATATGTTAGCACATTTATTGAAATATGATACTACACAAGGACCTTTTAAAGGTGAAGTAACTGTAAAAGATGATCACTTCACTGTTAATGGTAAAGATGTTAAAATCCTTTCAAATCGTAACCCAGAAGAATTACCATGGGGAGATTTAGGTGTTGAAATCGTATTAGAATGTACAGGCTTCTTTGCTACTAAAGAAAAAGCTGAATTACATCTTAAAGGTGGAGCTAAGAAAGTTGTAATTTCTGCTCCAGGTGGTAATGACGTTCCAACTGTTGTATATAATGTAAACCACGATATTCTAAAAGGTGACGAAACAGTTATCTCAGCAGCTTCATGTACTACTAACTGTTTAGCTCCTTTAGCTAAAGTATTGAATGATGAATATGGCATTCACCAAGGTCTAATGACTACTATTCACGCTTATACTGGTGATCAAAATACATTAGATGCACCACATCCTAAAGCTGATTACCGTCGTGCACGTGCAGCAGCTGCTAATATTGTGCCAAACACAACTGGTGCTGCAAAAGCAATCGGCCTAGTTATTCCTGAATTACAAGGTAAATTAGACGGTGCTGCTCAACGTGTTCCTGTTACAACTGGTTCACTAACTGAGTTAACTGCAGTTCTAAACAAAAATGTTACTGTTGATGAAGTAAATGCAGCTATGAAAAAAGCAGCTAATGAATCATATGGTTACAATGAAGACATGATCGTTTCTTCTGATATTGTTGGAAGCACATTCGGTTCTATCTTTGATGCTACACAAACAAAAGTTATGGACATTGATGGTAAACAACTAGTGAAAACTGTTGCTTGGTATGACAACGAAATGTCTTATACTTCACAGTTAGTTCGTACACTAGAATACTTCGCAAAATTATAA
- a CDS encoding phosphoglycerate kinase, with translation MVKKIVTDLDVKGKKVLVRADFNVPMKNNNITNDNRIVEALPTIKYLVEQGAKVIVFSHLGKVAEEADKEGKSLKPVANRLGELLGNDVTFVPETRGEKLEKAIDALSDGNVLVFENTRFEDIDGKKESKNDPELGKYWASLGDIFVNDAFGTAHRTHASNVGIASNLETAAGFLMEKEIKFIGEAVDNPVRPFVAILGGAKVSDKIGVIENLLTKADKVLIGGGMAYTFFKAQGKEIGKSLLEADKVDLAKDLLERANGKIVLPVDNLVADDFSNDANISVAASGGIPPELEGLDIGPKTIELFKKELDGAKTVVWNGPMGVFELSKFAGGTIGVCESIAALEDATTIIGGGDSAAAAMDLGYADKFSHISTGGGASLEYLEGKELPGLASINDK, from the coding sequence ATGGTCAAAAAAATTGTCACTGACTTAGACGTTAAAGGCAAAAAAGTATTAGTACGTGCTGACTTTAATGTACCAATGAAAAATAATAATATTACGAATGATAATCGTATTGTCGAAGCATTACCGACAATAAAATACTTAGTTGAACAAGGCGCAAAAGTAATTGTCTTCTCTCACTTAGGTAAAGTAGCTGAAGAAGCAGATAAAGAAGGTAAATCATTAAAACCTGTTGCAAATCGTTTAGGCGAATTGTTAGGTAATGATGTAACATTTGTACCTGAAACACGTGGAGAAAAATTAGAAAAAGCTATTGATGCATTATCTGATGGCAATGTTTTAGTTTTTGAAAACACACGTTTTGAAGATATTGATGGTAAAAAAGAGAGTAAAAATGATCCTGAATTAGGCAAATATTGGGCTAGTTTAGGTGACATATTTGTCAATGATGCATTTGGTACAGCACATCGTACACACGCGTCTAACGTAGGAATTGCATCTAATCTTGAAACAGCTGCTGGATTCTTAATGGAGAAAGAAATCAAGTTTATTGGTGAAGCTGTTGATAATCCGGTCCGTCCTTTTGTAGCTATCCTAGGTGGTGCAAAAGTTAGTGATAAAATTGGTGTAATTGAAAACTTACTAACAAAAGCTGATAAAGTTCTTATTGGTGGTGGAATGGCTTATACATTCTTTAAAGCACAAGGAAAAGAAATTGGTAAATCATTATTAGAAGCAGATAAAGTTGATTTAGCAAAAGACTTACTAGAACGTGCAAACGGTAAAATTGTATTACCAGTAGATAACTTAGTTGCAGATGACTTTTCAAATGATGCTAATATCTCAGTAGCAGCATCAGGTGGAATTCCTCCAGAATTAGAAGGTTTAGATATTGGACCAAAAACAATCGAGTTATTTAAAAAAGAATTAGATGGTGCAAAAACGGTTGTTTGGAATGGACCTATGGGTGTGTTTGAACTTTCGAAATTCGCTGGTGGTACAATTGGTGTTTGTGAATCAATTGCAGCTTTAGAAGATGCTACGACAATTATTGGTGGAGGAGACTCAGCTGCTGCCGCAATGGACTTAGGTTATGCTGATAAGTTCTCGCATATCTCTACTGGTGGCGGAGCTTCATTAGAGTATCTTGAAGGAAAAGAATTACCAGGATTAGCATCAATTAACGATAAATAA